The DNA region ataaaaagtttcggCCCGGCGGATCGACAACCTGGCACTCctgaaaaattaacaaatttgTAACCACCAGGCCAACATGACTTTTGAGATTATATATgcctttttataaatatataataacttattAGACATatcctaattaataactttatctTATTAACTCTTTTACtgatgtaaaatttaaaatttctttacacttttgtctttttattctaatgagtaattttatatttaattttttattttatatttactcacttaaattaattattttttaattttacataattattaaaaatattaaatgttgttaaatattctttaaattaaaaagataaacaaaaatatttttattaatcttaccataattttattattgataattatataatatttattaatattaacttttttcaacatatatttgattaatataattaattaataaattattaaaatattaaaataacttgattttgcataaaaaattttattataaaaagaaattaaattttatataattatgtaaTTATAACCGAGTCAACCGGTTCAACCTGTGATCCAACGGTTAAACCAGTGATCCAGTGACCCAGTAGTCTTATTGGGTTgattaccggttcggttctgataatTATGCCACTTAATATaccctttaattaaataaaaataaaaatatattttttatttaattttataaaaagtcttaTACATCCttactttatttgattagacaaaaatacccttttaaatcaatcaaatttttgaattcaattaatcctaattttttagtttcaattcatttaaataacaaaacaaaaacatattaaaaaaacaaaaatcaatcatTCTTCTTCAATTTCCCTAATCATTCATCCCTCTCTGAAGCAAAgcataacatataaaaaaataaaaaattaatctattcttcatcttctcttaatATCATTCGTGTTCCTCTCCCCTCTGAAGCACACCAAAATAACAAAACCCTAACAATAATTGACTGCGTTGATTTTAGTAGCTAGCCATCCACAAAATTTAAAGaacctaaaaaaagaaagaaggctAAACCACTCAACTGGCAAACTCTGCGTCTTTCTCCTCTATGGAAGTTCTTTGAATGCCCCTTCGCCCTCCATCGTGGAGCCCCGTCCAGCGCCTCTCTCTTTCTGGCAGCCACCGCGTCTTCCTCCACTCTTCCCTGCACTCTGCCACTCTCTGTCTGCATCATCAAGAATGGAGCCTCTGACTCAGGTTGGTTCTTGATTTTTTTGGTCTGATTTTTCACTGcttctatttgtttttctgttctgTTCTTGAGTTAATTTTATTCTCTTAAGAAGCTAATTTTGCGCTGAATCAATTGATTGagaattgaaattagttttggtgTTAATGTATGAGGATAGTTTAGTTCTTTTGttccttttttaattttcatataattGTTGAGTTATTATGTTCTGTATTCTGATTTTGTTCTTGTGTTAAAAACCAATAAGTAAGATATGCAAGTGTACTGTTTGTCAAATTAGAAGTAAGAGTATCGTTGGATTATAAATATGATACACTTAGAATATCATTGTGATATGTATGTGAAGTGTAATTACTCAAGGCTATTCTCAATTGGATAGCGTCACACCTCTCTGTAACTCAGGAGCTGAAAATACCCGTTAATATTGAACTATTCTCTATTGGTGGACACGTGGAGAAAGAAGTTGAAATCAAGGAGATCCGCCACAGTGCTAGGATTTGAGGATCCCACCCAGAACATGATGATTTTGTAATAGGTTGATGGTATTAATAGGAGAATAAGATATCAGGAAGGGTGTGTTTAGTTGATGTGAATGGTCGCCCTTTccctcttatttttctttaatacTTCGGTTTCTTTTCTCCCTACTTACTTGAGCAATTGAGACCCAATTGGCTCTACTTCTTTTCCCTTGTAAGAAATATATCACTGATAATACTAGTACAAAGAATTACATCTTCCTTATTGCTTCCTTTTCTATTTACTTTTTTGTGTTCCTTACTTGGAGAGTGAGTATTTAATGCGTATCTAGTTAAAGAGAAAGCTGTTTGTGTACCTAGATAATTCAAATATTTATGATCAAGGTTTGATCAAGAAATTGGAAGTGTTTGATGGGCTTGCAATGTCAATTGAAAATGGCCACATTGATACTGCAGAGCTTAGAACCGAAAGTGAGCTATCATAGGTTTAGTAATCTgttttctttatatataaattttggcaacaacaacaaaaaaattttaatttattttttaacttgttATATTTTGGGGTGATGGAGGAAAAATCAGACACTCTTTAGTGGGATTGAACTCTAATTTTATCCCTTATCTAGAAGACTAGTCAATAAGTTGGTCTTTCTATGAGTTTCCCAAGGATAACTAAGTTTATAATGATAATATGAACAGTTTGGATACAGAGAGTTCCATTGATGGCAACACTGCATGGGTGAGAACTTGCTTGCCAATGGTGTACTTTTCTTTTCACAATGACTTGACAAATTGAAAGATTAAATTATGATATTTTCCGTTGAACAAAAGAGTTGTCCTGGGATACAAATGTTCTTGACCAGTTAATTTAGTAGGGTCTTTATTAGTCTAAAGCTGTTTGATTATTTTCAACATAAGCCAAGTAAAGTAATAATTTAACCAAAATTTTGTTAGTTATTGAAGTGGTACACTTTAAGATTGGATTTTGCCTTCAAAGTATACATGCTGTGTCATATGGCTGCAATTGTTGTATAATATCTACAATCATATGAAGCAACTCAATTTAGATGGTAGGGTATCAACATAATATGTGCCAACAGTCATGCTTTTTTCAATTgtacaaacagatggagaaggaAAAATTGAGATACAAGCTAGTCCAGTTACTCCAACTTCGAAAGAACTGCAACTTCTAAAAAGGTATAAGGTCACATAGTGTAgatgctttcttttcttttgtttatatatatatatatatatatatatatatatatatatatatatatatatatatatatatatatatataatgcaagTTTGTAGCCACTGTCGGATTCACAACATGCATGATAGAATCAAAACTAAGCTTGAGATAAGCTTTCAATTCAGTTGTTTTTTTTCCTCTATGAATTAAGATGATCATAGAACATCAAATACATTTTGTCTCTTTAATTCTGTACCAAACCATGAAGAATATGAGGTGAGACCGACATAAATGATTCAGATAAAGTCAGTATGTTTCTTACTTGGTATGGAGCTTTAAATACTCAATTACAGAATACAATGCTAAATTTCTCTGTGACTACGAAAGAATGCTTCTACCTTGGGTTTCTTTTGTACAATCAACTAAATTTGATTAATGCGTCTTCATTGACTTCAGTTTCATTCACAATTTGTCAATCAATTAGGCTATGCTTGAGAGACCAAAGTTTTATAGagagcaaaaacaaaaaaaaaaaaagaagaaattatgTTCACGGATGCAATAGGGAATGCAAGGTACTCTCTGCTGAAGGATTTAAGAGCTGAAATTGAAGTGAAGGATGGAACTTTTTCTCTCTGCTTTTGGGTTTATTTGGCCAACTCAACTACGATTCCTGCTACCATTATTCAGCAGGTATGTGCTTTTTTTTTTGCCTGTTTTCTCTCGCAAGAATAGAGAAAATTTCATCGCTTCTGGTTATGGCGTTATGCCTTTAGAATTGTTGTTTGTGTAATTGGTTGATTTTTTCCTGATATGAAGGAGGGTTAAGTTAGCTCTTAAGCACTCTTGATTAGTTACTTTAATTTAATGATATTTAGCTTGAAATTGTATCATTACCATGATGACCTTGTTTTCGTTGGCCAGTAGTTGCAAATGTAATATGATATATTCTGTTACAACTTTCTTGTATGAATCACACAAGCATAAGAAAGTTGCAAAATTTTTAACTTGCATGTTTCATTGTCAATGCACATTTAAATTGTTTTGACAATTAATGTGCTAGATTAATCTGTGCGGTTCTCAAGTTCGTACATTCTTCATTTTTGAAGCTCCTTTAtccagattttatttttaattgtctcTAAACATCTTATGAATTAGTTTCAATTCTATCCTTCGAAGTTTTACAAGATCAATTTAGATGACAGAAATTTTTTCTGATCAACCTTTTTTTCCtctatattttatgtatttacaTCATTGGTGTTTTCTTGATGTATTCCCTGCTATATTTGTGTGGATTGCGAATTGATCTCCGATTCCCATTCTGAGTTCAATTTTCTGCTCCCAATTCTACTTCAAACTCTGACCACAAACCTCTTTCCCTGTGTGTATTTTTTTGGAATTTAGAATTAGACCTTTGCAATTTGATATTGTTATATATGATGTACAAATAAGGGTTTGAATATTTTTGACTGTGCTACGTTAATATTGTGTCTTGGAGAGGTAAGAGTAAATCACTATTGTGTGCTGTTACCTGAACACTTAACTCTGAGGTTGAAAACTTTCAAGTCCAGTGCTTTTGTCTAACAGTAGTGATTCTTTTCTTTTTGGTTACCATTGTGGTGTATGTTCTAAGTTTTCAGTTAGATAATTCAAGGCTTCAAGCTGAAGTTCAATCAACTAATTGGTATGCAGGTTTGCTCTGATGTTTCTGAAAGTGCTCCTTTCCTTGTTATAAATGATCACAAGAGAATTAGGGTGTGTTTGGGGTTCACGTTGAAGAAGAGAGAAGCCCGTTTGAGCGTCTTGAACATTCCacttttatgtttggcaatctttTGGAACTCTCAAGCTTGATGTCTATTGGGGGGGACTTAAATGGAATGTCTCCTGTCTGCTGTTGTAACCAGCAGTGGGATCTTCAAGGTGCTTGCAGACTGTACTTGTCCAGTGAAGGGCACATTAACCACTGTATTGTTCTGATGATCTTGGAAAAACTATGGCATAGACCTTTCACATAGTCcagtgtttttgtattttgtatcAGTCTTGGTCCTTTCTCACTGTAAATATTTGTATCTGGGTTGTATGCTTTGGACTTCACAACAAACTCTTCGTTGTCATGTGAAAAGTTAGTCTAAGATTACTTATCCTGTGCTGTCAGTTCAGAAGTTGAGAAGATTTGACTGAAGATTAGGTAATGGATTCAACAAGGGGAAAGTGCACTTGCAAAAGCAAACTCTTTAAAGTGTATTGGCATAGATTTTTAGTAATGGAGGATGATATGAACTCATACCGTGCCCCTTGGGAACTACCAGGGGAGCTGTTGGTGGTCATGGTATCAAGGTGCTTCCACCTCTACACTGGGGATCCTATATTTGATTATCTATCATAAATATCAAAAAGAGTGTTTTTGTAGTTTCATCTTTTTGTGATTACAACCTTTAGCTTAGTTCAGTTGAACAAtggatgaaaataatataatattgctGCTCTATATTGAGCTTCCTTATCTAACTCTGACTTATGAAAATACTATTAGTGTTCTTTTTAAAGGAGACAACCTATATACTTTCTGGTTGAAATACATATAGTTATAGTTCAGTCTCcctaattttgttatttattttgaattggcACTTGGTTACATGTATgtatgagtttttttattttcaaatgtagcagtagtttactTCATCTTTATCGATTTTAACTTAGAAGTTTCATGTTATGCTTTTTAATTTTTAGCATAGAGTTATTTGGTCCTAGATTTTGCTTTTCTAGAGTATACCGGCTCTTTAGGTAGTAGAATGCGCAATAATAGCCGTTGATGAGGAAattgcatatatatatttatctatcATATAGGATTCCGTatgtttcaaatttttaaattattttattttcaaaggtagctgaccacccctaatgggataaggctttgttgttgtttgttatttTCAAATCAGTGGCTATGATTGTTGAATGTGAACGTTAGAGAAGCCAAATTCACTGATCTTACAGTGCTTCAATCTCTCTTActactttcatttttatttctttctatttgctTGCTCTCTTATTTTACCAGGTTTGAGAGGGAAAGGACTTGCCCATTGTGCAGGGCTTTGGTAAAACCAGCAGACTTGAGGTCATTTGGTGATGGTTCTACTAGTTTATTCTTCCAGTTATTCTAAGATATTATAAATACAAGCCAGGATGTTTTCTGCTATGAAGCTTTTTACATTTTTGAAAGAAGCAACCTTGATATATATACACCAACAACACATGTAAAATTTCACCGGAGGCATTCGTGGTTACACTTTGAGAACGTCGAATGCGGAGGAGTCACATTGAACTGGTCGCATCATGTTCATATAATGTACTAGTAAGAGGTTAAGTGTATCTTATAATGACCCTGTAAGCTAGAGGAAATTCATTGTAAGTCTATGACTCTTCATTAAGAAATGAAGGTCTATTTCTGCAGTTTCTGCCATATATAGTGTAAAAGTGACAAATATTTCTGAATGTGGTTTATAAAACACACCCGCAAGGAGTGTTGCTTCACTTCACACAATCTTTGTGTagttttatgtttttgttttattgcATTTGATCTGATAGTTTccttttctatatattattataactTAGTAGGCGGTAGTTTTAATTAAGAACTATGTGAAGATGCTTTTAATTATAGGTTATTCTGAATTTATTAGATGAACATTTTGTTTCTCTTTATTTGTAAGAAAGGAGACTAAGAATAATCAACATCATTTCACTTGTGATATTGCTTCTTTAATTTGTTATAGATTAGTTATAAATAACTAAAGTTATGATCAAACAATATACAGTGGTTTCATAATCCTGGTTGTCACTTGAAATAGGTATGTAGCTCAAAAAATGGTCTAATTATGAAATAGGTTCTCCATCTCACTAGACCAAAATAAATACTGATGACAGTAAAGATTAATTTTCAGAGAATGGTCAAAAAAGAAAATTCAGTCACTATTACTTAAATACTTCATACGAGACATGAGTTGAGTCAGTTCTAGGTCTTTCTAAAGTACAGTGATAATTGTTGAAAAGTATATAAAGGACATGAAATGAGATCATTTTCGTAAATGCCTATATGGtattattatatgaaaaaattaCAAGTATATATGAACTTGTGTTAGCTACTTGTActagttaatattattttactagtAGAGAATTTTAATTACTTCTAATATGAGGCAGTTGTGCATCTTCTGATGCAAAAGAAATGAATGAATTGATTTGGACTTGCTACTGATACTTTGTAACATTCTGATTCTAAGACCACTGTATCATATAATATAGGATTTTTGTTTAGAaaattcaccatccaaaatttcTGGCTGGTTTTGTTGTTATTTAACTTATTAATCTTCTTATGATAATTTGacttctattaatgcattgaatCAGAATACCAATACTTCcctaatataaagataaaaaagtgcaatttcaattacaagaagttacaaaaagaaagaaaaagaataacttTGTATAGATCAATATCAGCCAATACAATCAAAAACCATGAACATAAGtcacacaaaaataaataaataaataaatgtgtaGTTTCCTGAAATATCACCCAGCTTCTTCCTCACAGTggtaaaaaatagaaacaaattaataaatgctacaaaaaagaaaaacatgcatttTCCTTGCTTCTAAACAAGAAGAACCCCATCTAAACTAAATGCTATTGTTTGAAGGAGAACAGATATATCACTTTGGAGAAGCTGCCACTAGGAAGAGGAGCCTCATTTTCTGATACTCTCTTACTATCTTTCTCTATCACAGTTAACATCTCGTTTGGGAGAATAGGTGAACTTTCTGAGTTCCGAATAACCACTCGAAGAGGTGATTCTGATGGTGATGGGTTGAAAGATGTTATACGGGACACCCCACTCGAGCTGTCATAAACCTCTGAGACTTTGGCGATGCCATCATCCAGGTACACTACATCCTGCATTGTCAGCTGATGGTACTCCACAATCTCCCTTAGGAAATGGTTTTTCCTAGCATATACCTCATTCTCACCTGCCAAGCGAGCCTTCTCGGCAAGAAGCGTCTCCAGTTGAAACCGAATCTGTACAAGTTACAAAAACATAGCCATATAGGACCTAAAGTTTCATATTTAAATGATCATATTCTTGTTAAAAACACAATGAGTTCTTGGGATATATGCATAACAAAGGGTAGTCAGTATATATGCATATAATAAACAATTCCATAGTAtgcttgaagcaaaagaaagctCTTGCCTTCAACCACTAAATGTGTACCACTTCAACTATCTTTCAATGCTGTATATGATAGGCAAACCTGCAATGGTGTAAAAGCTAGAAGGGATGAAAAAAATAATCTCCAATAGAAATGAGGTTATAAACTTATCAGACTCAGACATATAACTCATGTTTAGATAAAACAACACATGAAATTGGAAGATGCTTTCAAATTTTGTTATGCCTGTATGAGTGCTTTATAGGTGTTGTCATATCAaatttgaaatagggaacaacaAATAACCAATACCATATCATCATCTTCACGGTTCTGTCCCTTAGTGGTAGTGGTATCACAGTCGCGGagcattttattttcttcttctagttGAGAACACCTGGCTTTTGCAAAAGCCAAATCTGCTTTAACAGTTTTTAGCTCGCGAAGAAGTAGTTTTGCTTTGGCAGCCGTTGCCATTGCCACCTGCAAGTTGCAACCAAAGCAAAGTGAAATTATGCTTGTTCAGTTACTTAAGAACATAAACATTTTATTCAACTAAACTGTCATTACAAACTCAATTTTCTACTCAGAAATGCTATCAGAAGTGGTTGATAATTCAAAGGAGTAAAAGGTTGAAAACTACTCATTAATCCAATGGTTAAAAAACATTATGATGTTCCACCATAAACTTCTGACAATAAAATTCTGGTTTAgtatttttcttatgattttataATGGTTGAATGTGTCATTACTGATCTACATAGAACCATCTTATTCAAACTAAAAAAATCTATTAACATCTCTGATATAGCTTATACAGTCTGTGCCTTCACTTAGTGAGGCAAGAACACACGATTACATAGTTGGCAATACTTCTCGAGATGCCTTGAGTTGTGATTCATTGTCCTCGTGACTTCCTTTAAGACGGATTTGAGTCTTCAATTCTGCTGTCTTGCTCTCCACGATCATTCGGCCTTCCTGACGAAATTTGAGAAGCAGCAATGAGATGAACAATGTTATGTTGTTTCAATACTTGAAATGATACAATTCCCATACACCAGATAATGAAGAATCAAATTAGTGGTTAACTATGTGTCTCAGCTAGTTAACAATTCTGTTTTTTTCTGAAAGCAATATGTTACTACATTGTTACCCTATAATAAAACATCATTAATAGACATAGATCAGGTTTGATGTTTCAAGCGTGGAAGAAACATTTCCCAACTAATTCAAACAAAGCCATGTAACTTGTTATGAACTGTGGACATAAACCAATTCCAAGGTGGAAACATATAAGACAGAGAATTTACCTcaaaagccttctcaaaggtgtcACCTAAGTgattaagggaactagtgattGCCTCCAATCCCTTCCTAATTGTAGGGTTGTCCCCTAAATTATGAGATTCATGTTGTTGATATGACGGCTTCGACTGTGAAGGGAAGTCCCAATCATGGCAAACAAAAGAAAACGCAATTGATTCCAATTCAACTAGACATAGATTTAGAGTCTTAGTTCAATGGTTCATGTTATTTACATTGAGTTTAGGAATCAATTAGAGTGGCAGAGTCTCCATTCTTGATGATGCAGATAGAGAGTGGCAGAGTGCAGGGAGGAGTGGAGGAAGACGCGGTGGCTGCCAGAAAGGGAGAGGCGCTGGACGACGACGGCTGGACGGGGCTCGACGATGGAGGGCGAAGGGGCATTCAAAGAACTTCCATAGAGGAGAAAGATGCAGCGTTTGCCTAGTTGAGTGGTTTAGCCTTCCTTCTCCTTTAGGTTCTTTAAATTCCGTGGGTGGCTAGCTACCTAGCTCAATGCAGTCAATTATTGCTAGGGTTTTGCCATTTTGGTGTGCTTTAGAGGGGAGGGAAAGTGCTGAATCCTTCTCCACGAATCAGATCCCAAAGTATGAACCCTAGAGTCGAACCCCGAGATAACGACGGAGAAGCGTTGATCTTCCAACGACGGCAAATTTCTGAACTTTCCGATGGACGGATTCCAGAAGGAGATTTCTGGAaactagggatgtcaatggggtagggcgggggcgggggatgcTTCCCTACTCCCCGTCCCCACCCCCAGAATTAATCCCCGTCCCCGCCCCATTCCCCGTCATAGGGGGATAATTGTCCCGATCCCCGTTTCTCGCATTCCCCGCGTTCCCCGCGGGGCCCCATTCCCCATCTCcctatatttaacattcatatgaaaattatagtaaaaaatatcaaaaaaataaaaaaacaaactaaaaaatattattacaaacacacaaacatatcttatctAAGATTATAAGTCCAGAAATACAACATAACAAATCatagtccataaaataaaatcttaaaatgcaacttccattataaagaaagcaataaaacaaAGTCTTTAACATCAAATATTCTTTCATTGTCGGCATAAAACTTCCAACAAACATCTCCATGTTCTCTGTTAAAACAATAGAGACAAATATGTTAACATATAGTGACGAGAATGGAAGCAAATACGCAGACGCAGAAGTGGAGAGGAGAAGGACGCCGTGCCTGAGGAGAGAGAACGACGCGGTGAAGCTGCTAGGGTGACGACGCAAGAGTGGCCGGTGGCTAGCTGTGAGGGTTTTGAAGTTTGAACAAAGTGGAGAGTGAGTGAGTGACTGGAGTCTGGAGAGTTGGGGTTTGGATGGGAATAGAGAGTTAGAGAGGGCGCAACAACAAAGGTGAGAAGGGAATATAGGGTTAAGATTTTTAAtgggtgaaattactaaaataccccctatgttagaaataaagtaagaGTATTTAAGTAAGTTTATCAATTCGGGGAATTACCGGGGATGGgacggggatccccgctcgggtccccgcgccTGTCTCGGGGGAATTTTGCTCCCTATCTCCATCCCCATCCCCACAGGGAAAATTCCCCACCATCGGGACCCCATTTGGGGCGGTCCCCGCAGGGATCCCCGCCTGCTGGGGATTTTTGACACCCCTACTGGAAACGGTtaagagacagagagagaggataggaagaggatagaagaagatgaagaatactGAAGGTTTCTGAACCCAGATGTAGAACAAttttggttttttgtttttttaatattgtttaacACATATGaagaataattttgattttttgtttttttaatatgtttttgttttattgtttcaattatttgaaactataaaattagaattaattgaattctaaaatttgattaatttagaagggtatttttgtctaatcaaataaagaaaggatgtttaagtctttttataaaattaaataaataaatgttttttatttttatttaattaaaagagtgttttagtaaaagtggtgatatactatatatttaaaaaagaaaa from Arachis hypogaea cultivar Tifrunner chromosome 10, arahy.Tifrunner.gnm2.J5K5, whole genome shotgun sequence includes:
- the LOC112717662 gene encoding uncharacterized protein produces the protein MVGNFPCGDGDGDREQNSPETGAGTRAGIPVPSPGDGEWGPAGNAGNARNGDRDNYPPMTGNGAGTGINSGVELESIAFSFVCHDWDFPSQSKPSYQQHESHNLGDNPTIRKGLEAITSSLNHLGDTFEKAFEEGRMIVESKTAELKTQIRLKGSHEDNESQLKASREVAMATAAKAKLLLRELKTVKADLAFAKARCSQLEEENKMLRDCDTTTTKGQNREDDDMIRFQLETLLAEKARLAGENEVYARKNHFLREIVEYHQLTMQDVVYLDDGIAKVSEVYDSSSGVSRITSFNPSPSESPLRVVIRNSESSPILPNEMLTVIEKDSKRVSENEAPLPSGSFSKVIYLFSFKQ